The sequence AAAACGCCAACGTTTTGACTCACTACACCTTTTCACCATCATCCCTTGCTGCTGTTGCTGGGGCAGCGTCCTACGTTGCTGTGGCAGCGTCCTACCCTGCTGTCCAAACGGATTTGAACGGCTACTCATTGGAATTCCCATTGGTACATTGAcggatcctcctcctcctccgccactaCCACCGAACGAAGCAGCTGAGACCCTAGCCGTAGCTCCCATTAGACGATCAAGATTATTAAAGGGAGGCGTTGGCGTTGCAGCGGCCTTAGCTTGCTGATGGTACAGATTCGAGCGAGTTCCCATAGGAATACCCATAGGAATCTTATGCAATCCTCCTCCTACTCCAGGACCTCCACCACCGCTGACTCCAGGAGTTGCCGTCGGGATCTTCGCCGTTGATCCAATGAGACGATCAAGTTTGTCAAAGAAGACCCATCTGCTACGGCCACCGCCGGTAGCGATTCTCACCTTTTCTTgtttatacttcttcttcaccgtaTCAATCCTATTCTTACACTGTATATCAGTTTTGGGGATTTTACCGTAATCCTCTCTGCTGCTCACGATCTCAGCCACCTCTTTCCAGTGCTTCTGCTTCAGATTGCCTCTGCTAAGCTCCAAGTACCTCTCACCCCACGCATCAATCAACACAGCCGTAGCACCTTCGCTCCAACAATCCTCTCTCCCGCCGCCACCGGTTGGTCTCCCACTGCTGCTACCACCGCTCGCCTGAGTCGGAAGCAGCGCGAGAGCCAACGCATCGGGATCCTTCTGAGACGAATTAGCCGGAGGAGTCAGAGAATAAGAAGGCGGACCTGTCGAAGCCACCGTAACCGTGATTCGTCCCGCCGGCGGCGAAGAAGACGGATCAGGTGAATCGGAACCGTGAGATCGGATATCTTCATCGTCCTCCATGAGTTTTCAATTTCGCCGGATCTGAGTTAGGTAGAAAGAGGAGATAGGGCTAGGGTTTGGGTTAATATTTCTGTTCGGGGGTAAACGGGAAGGAGACGGCGTCGGTGAGTAGGGAGAGGGACACGTGGAGGAACGTGAGAAGATACGGGGAGTTGACGTGGAATGACGCAATTGGTAGGTCAGAGTAAGATTCCGTCACCGGTAAAGTTGCCGGCTCGGTTTAGGGGTAAAAAGATGGGTTTCTATCGTAATTTCACCATTCTTGGTAAGCCGACGAGGATGTATATTGACGGAAAAGCCCATCTACTTATTCTATAATTACCGGAACTATCCCCTTTCCTCTGAACAACCATTTTTCCGGTGATGTACCGAAACTACCCTTAGCCTATCCGTCGGTTTCAGTATCGTATCTGTCgtagacttttttttctttttaagtgtCCGTCGATAGCGTTTTCTCCAGTTGGTTGCTTCTTCGTTCGTTAAATCGGATTCGATTAAGTCTCCCtctaacctttttttctttccttaatattaaatttaaaacaagaacGGTGGTGACGTGGGATGTCATTTACTCTGTGGGCTATAAATGggcttattaaaaaaaattgccaGTAAATTACACCTACTTTGTTCTAAGTGGATATGAACAAAGAATGTGTCATGTATGCGACTTTAAGCCATAAGCACGATATATGCAACTTCAATCATCTCACCCTCACCAAGACACATGCATAATTAACGAGAATGCTATATATTACGTCGATGTTATCACTGATCACATCAGTTTTTATAGTAAATATAACCCACACTTTTGAAATTGCAGAAGAACTAAATAGACTGTTTCAAAAACAACTTATACTATCTTCGTAGAttgtgaaaccaaaaaaaaaaacgaatgtATGAAActgacaatataaataatacgaaTCTTAATGGGATAAATCGGAAttggtccttttattaacgtagaattGAAGTGAAGGATTTACAGGAAATGACAATCAAAGAGCTAAGCGGAGTTAATACGAAAATtattgcttttctctctctaattgccccCCTCCCAAAACGTCCTCAGCTCGACAAAAACATCTGATATTTATAGTGAGCTATTGAAAATTgctaaaaacaccaaaagtgACCATTATGTACATAGCATATACATACCATTACGTAAACACCAAAAGTACTTTCAGTTCAGATCCTTCTTATCatattctttgttctttttcaacGGTCCAATGCGTTTAGCACAATCCTGCAGTATATTACCGGACGTTTAGATATATAGTGATTTACAAAGTTTAAAACTAATAGGATAATGATACGTACGTTCTACAAAAGAGAGGATCACAAGGGAGTAATTAAAAAGAGAGGGAGATCATACCAATCGCAAGCATTGAGACTTGTAGCATGCGTTTCATTTGGTGTTCCAGCTGTATACATTTGATTatgataataattaattttacaaattatCACTATCAAGCTTATGACTATATGCATTTATAT comes from Camelina sativa cultivar DH55 chromosome 19, Cs, whole genome shotgun sequence and encodes:
- the LOC104765227 gene encoding trihelix transcription factor ASIL2-like; translation: MEDDEDIRSHGSDSPDPSSSPPAGRITVTVASTGPPSYSLTPPANSSQKDPDALALALLPTQASGGSSSGRPTGGGGREDCWSEGATAVLIDAWGERYLELSRGNLKQKHWKEVAEIVSSREDYGKIPKTDIQCKNRIDTVKKKYKQEKVRIATGGGRSRWVFFDKLDRLIGSTAKIPTATPGVSGGGGPGVGGGLHKIPMGIPMGTRSNLYHQQAKAAATPTPPFNNLDRLMGATARVSAASFGGSGGGGGGSVNVPMGIPMSSRSNPFGQQGRTLPQQRRTLPQQQQQGMMVKRCSESKRWRFKKRNASESDSESEAAMSDDSGDSLPPPPLSKRMKTEEKRKQDGDGVGNKWTELTRAIMRFGEAYEQTENAKLQQVVEMEKERMKFLKELELQRMQFFVQTQLEISQLKQQHGGRMGNTSNNNDHNSRKNNINAIVNNSNNNVGNNS